AGAGGCGGGCGGACGCGGATGCGTCCTGGGGCATGCTGATTTTCGCCGGGTTCGGAGCCGTGGTCCTCGGCTTGGGCGTGATCCTGTTGTTCGCCTACAACTGGGAGA
Above is a genomic segment from Deltaproteobacteria bacterium containing:
- a CDS encoding DUF2157 domain-containing protein; translation: MGRIDKKTRRKLDGWVAAGLISPDQVEAIEIHERRADADASWGMLIFAGFGAVVLGLGVILLFAYNWE